One window of Leopardus geoffroyi isolate Oge1 chromosome B3, O.geoffroyi_Oge1_pat1.0, whole genome shotgun sequence genomic DNA carries:
- the LOC123583651 gene encoding LOW QUALITY PROTEIN: uncharacterized protein LOC123583651 (The sequence of the model RefSeq protein was modified relative to this genomic sequence to represent the inferred CDS: substituted 1 base at 1 genomic stop codon): MGQTQSTPLSLLLANFRDVKARGHSLSLDIHKRKLITYCRSEWPTFGVNWPTEGTFCLPVVLKVKSKIFLPGKEGHSDQIPYILVWQDLVENPPPWMASSLIAESCQILAAKPISPPKYWPFSTSDLYNWKTQNARFSDNPKDLISLLDSVMFTHQPTWDDCQQLLRILFTTEERERIQLEARKLVPGDDGQPTANLDLINAAFPLTRPPQDGWDYNTAEGRGRLRIYRQTLMAGLRAAARKPTNLAKVYSIIQGKTESPAAYLERLMETFRQYTPMNPEAPENQAAVVMAFVNQAATDIKKKLQKLEDLEGKQIQDLLRIAQRVYNNRETPEDRQLKATEKMTKVLATVVQKPLDKHQPLDKDQCAYCKEKGHWARACPKKKKPHHGQKPWPPKTTPALFTQDAEXGGRGSDPLPEPRVTLQVEGNPVQFLVDTGAQHSVLIRPHGKISEKSSWVQGATGIRKYPWTTQRTVDLGNGKVTHSFLVIPDSPCPLLGRDLLTKMGAQIHFTPGGPQVTGPHNQPITILTLRLEDEYRLHQGPPSQSQNIEPWLQQFPEAWAETGGMGLAKHRPALFIELKPGADPVRVRQYPMSMEAKKGITPHIRRLLDLGILRPCHSAWNTPLLPVRKSNSADYRPVQDLREVNCRVMDIHPTVPNPYTLLSALSPEKQWYTVLDLKDAFFSLPLAPKSQELFAFEWSDPERGINGQLTWTRLPQGFKNSPTLFDEALHEDLGEYRNQNPEVTLLQYVDDLLIAAETAEACLQGTKNLLRTLGALGYRASAKKAQICRSEVTYLGYLLREGQRWLTDARKETVLRIPRPTTRRQVREFLGSAGFCRLWIPRFAEMAKPLYLVTREQAPFEWTEETEQAFQQIKLALLSAPALGLPDVSKPFHLFVDENKGVAKAVLTQLLGPWPRPVAYLSKRLDPVAAGWPPCLRMIAATALMVKDADKLTMGQELHITTPHAIEGVLKQPPDRWISNARLVHYQGLLLNPLRIIYAPTRTLNPASLLPDPDLDTPLHDCTEILAQVHGAREDLQDHPLLDAEVTWFTDGSSFIHQGQRYAGAAVTTETETVWAEPLPAGTSAQRAELVALTKALTLGKDKRLNVYTDSRYAFATAHIHGAIYRERGLLTAEGKTIKNKEEILALLKALWLPKRLAIIHCPGHQKPITLVARGNNLADQVARQVALQVDCALMTTLPDPGPASLPESPTYTKKDLDWIQKLPMTQCLNGWWRAADCNIILPEEMGNKVLSKMHRATHMGTRKMQDLIRHARITIKDSRTKIEQIVTSCKACQLTNATNHGKNPGSRTRGTRPGAYWEVDFTEVKPGKYGYKYLLVFIDTFSGWTEAFPTKHETAQVVAKKMLEDIMPRYGFPTLIGSDNGPAFISKVIQGIAQFIGADWKLHCAYRPQSSGQVERMNRTLKETLTKLTMETGANWVVLLPYALFRVRNSPYKLGLTPFEIMYGVPPPIIPNLQSNVLTEFDDHELLISLRELQHTHQEVWPRLRAIYENGPPPEPHHYRPGDWVYVRRHQQETLQPRWKGPYIVILTTPTALKVDGIATWIHYTHAR; encoded by the exons cctcctcgccaatttcagggacgtaaaagctagaggacacagcttaagcctagacattcacaaaaggaagttaattacctattgccgctctgaatggcccacctttggggttaattggcctacagagggaaccttctgcctccctgtggtccttaaagtaaaatcaaaaattttcctaccagggaaagaaggtcactcggatcagattccctatattctggtgtggcaagatttagtagaaaaccctcctccttggatggcctcttcctTAATAGCAGAGTCATGCCAAATCCTAGCGGCTAAACCTATCAGCCCTCCCAA ATattggcccttctctactagtgacctatataactggaaaacccagaatgcccgattttctgacaaccctaaagatttaataagtctcttagacagcgttatgtttactcaccaacccacctgggatgattgtcagcagctcctccgaatcctgttcactaccgaggagcgagaaagaattcaattggaagcaagaaagctggttcctggggatgacggccaacccactgctaaccttgatctcattaacgcagcttttcccttgacccgacccccacaggatggctgggactacaacacggcagaaggtaggggacggctgcgcatttatcgccagactctaatggcgggtctccgggctgctgcacgcaagcccactaatttggcaaaagtgtattcaataatacaaggtaagacagagagccctgccgcttatttagaaagattaatggaaaccttcagacagtatacccccatgaaccccgaggcccccgaaaatcaagctgctgttgtaatggcctttgtaaatcaagcagccactgatattaaaaagaaactccagaagctagaggacctggagggaaaacagattcaggacttactccgcattgcccagcgtgtctataataatagagagactccagaggacaggcaacttaaagccaccgagaaaatgaccaaagtcctggctactgttgtccaaaagcccctggataaacaccagcccctagataaggaccaatgcgcctattgcaaagaaaaaggccactgggctcgagcatgccctaaaaagaaaaagccacatcatggaCAAAAACCGTGGCcgccaaaaaccacacccgccctcttcactcaagatgcagaataggggggacggggttcggatcccctccccgaacctagggtaacgctacaagtggaggggaacccagttcaattcttagtcgacacaggggcacaacattcggtcttgatcagaccccatggaaaaatctctgaaaaatcttcctgggtccaaggggctactggaataagaaaatatccctggaccacccagagaactgtggacctaggaaatggaaaggtcacccattccttcctagtcatccctgacagcccgtgccccttattaggaagagacttactcactaaaatgggggcccagattcattttacgccagggggcccccaagtgactggtccgcacaaccaacccattaccatacttactctaagattagaagatgaatatcgactccatcaagggccaccctcacaaagtcaaaacatagagccctggctccagcagtttccagaagcatgggctgaaaccgggggtatggggttggctaaacatcgcccagctctattcatagagctgaagccgggggcagatccagtccgggtccgacaatacccgatgtcaatggaggccaaaaagggcatcacaccacatatccgtcgcctcctagacttaggcatcttgcgtccctgccattcagcctggaacacccccctgctgcccgtacgaaaatctaacagtgcagactaccgtccggtacaagacctgagagaagttaactgccgagtcatggacatacacccaacagtacccaacccctataccctcctaagtgccctcagtccagaaaaacaatggtatacggtccttgatttaaaagatgcttttttcagcctgcctctggcccccaaaagccaagagctcttcgccttcgagtggtcagaccctgagagaggcataaatgggcaactcacctggacccggctcccccaaggatttaaaaactcacccaccttgttcgatgaggcactccacgaggatctgggtgagtaccggAATCAAAACCCTGAAGTGACTCTCTTGCAGTACGTTGACGATCTTTTAATCGCCGCTGAGACTGCCGaagcttgcttgcaaggcaccaaaaatctcctccggacacttggtgccctggggtaccgggcttcagcaaagaaagcccaaatttgcagatccgaggtaacctacttggggtatctgttaagggaaggccaacgatggctcactgatgcacggaaggaaactgttctccgcatcccccgacccacgacccgaaggcaggtaagagagttcctgggatcggccgggttctgccgcttgtggatacctcggttcgccgagatggccaagcctctttacttggtcacccgagaacaggcgccctttgagtggacagaggaaactgagcaggctttccagcaaattaaactcgccctgttgtcggcaccagccttagggctccccgatgtctccaaaccctttcatctcttcgtagatgaaaataaaggggtagccaaagcagtgctgacgcaactccttggcccatggcccaggcccgttgcctatctttcaaaaagactggacccagtagcggctggctggcccccttgcctccgtatgatcgctgctacagctctaatggtaaaggatgctgataagttaactatgggacaagagttacatatcacaacccctcatgccatagaaggagtcctcaaacaacctcctgaccgatggattagtaacgcccgactggttcactaccagggactattattaaatcccctcagaatcatttatgctcccacccgaacactaaaccctgcctccctgttaccagacccggacttagatacccctctccatgactgcactgagatattggcacaggttcatggagctcgggaagatttacaggatcatccgCTGCTGGACGctgaagttacctggttcactgacggcagcagctttatacatcagggtcaaaggtacgcgggggcggcagtcacaactgaaactgagactgtttgggcagagcctttgccagctggcacctctgcccaacgggctgaacttgtggccttaactaaggcactgactttgggaaaagacaagagactaaatgtgtacaccgatagcagatatgcttttgctacggcccacatacatggagcaatatacagagagaggggactgttaactgcagaggggaaaaccatcaaaaacaaagaagaaatattggctcttctaaaggcactctggctgcctaaacgactagccatcatacattgcccaggccaccaaaaaccgatcacactggtggccagaggaaataatctggctgaccaggtggcccgacaggtggccttacaggtggactgtgctttaatgaccaccctaccagaccccggtccagctagtttaccagaaagtcccacctacactaaaaaagacctagactggatccaaaaattgcctatgactcagtgccttaacgggtGGTGGAGAGCAGCGGACTGTaacataatcctcccagaggaaatgggaaataaagtcttatccaaaatgcaccgagccactcatatgggcacgagaaaaatgcaagacttaataagacatgctaggatcaccatcaaagactctaggacaaaaatcgaacagatagttactagctgtaaagcttgtcAACTAAccaacgccaccaaccacgggaaaaaccctggctccagaactcgtggaaccaggccgggagcctattgggaagtagacttcaccgaggtaaagcctggaaaatatggatacaaatatttgctagtgtttatagataccttttcaggatggacagaggccttccccaccaagcatgagactgcgcaggtagtagcaaagaagatgttggaagacatcatgcccaggtatggattccctaccctaataggatcagacaacggaccagcattcatttcaaaggtaatacaagggatagcgcagtttattggggccgattggaaactacattgtgcatatagaccccaaagttcaggacaggtagaaagaatgaatagaaccctaaaagagaccctaaccaaattgaccatggagactggcgctaactgggtagtcttactcccctacgctctgttcagggtgcggaattccccttacaaacttggattaaccccctttgaaatcatgtatggagtgcccccccctataattcccaacctgcagtctaatgtgttaactgaatttgatgatcatgaacttcttatttccctgagggaactccagcacacccaccaggaagtttggcccagattgagagccatttatgagaacgggccccctcccgagccgcatcactaccgacccggagattgggtatacgtgcggagacaccagcaagagaccctccaaccacggtggaagggaccctatattgtgatcctaaccacacccactgctctcaaagtcgacggaattgctacctggatccattacacccacgcccga